A genomic window from Thermococcus nautili includes:
- a CDS encoding prenyltransferase/squalene oxidase repeat-containing protein, translating to MNRIAAVLMVLLLVIPGAYAGQISWSVNFLEDTSSNVQSVREMSLVLMALSGAQKAVGNTSADKIDSLAMRLLSLQNSDGGWGYLPNETSNVVDTSYALIALLKAEPYVSPVHRSALIEGVSGAVSYLLTSSSGNGWGYVPDSAPAFYPTVMAVWALGEYGYYYTESPIKNAVGFLLSAPSTLPAPQALALKVIALHAVNYPVPDDIVSNVEELLRSDSITTLDRAMLTYALELVRPLDFTTSFFVSKLLELANVSGDYAYWLSSPTYPLTTPEVVKTSAFALMAVAYLEQYTPQLPAEQNPYVAPCSALESLQNDDGGWPLVKPGPSNEKATYYALLALKYCVPTNKSVEKALSWAREALTVDGARMVSTHRFSPAYFYALETLLHSNALSAEEKEKAINDIISSQLPYGIGLWGNNLGPQPYQTALAVRALVDLGVPANDSLIQRAVKWVLDTSNGGWGIYVSTPYFSYMLRPDVMTTVSIIEALQGIVPEDKLRPHADWLVSQRVDGGWAYWKPYYDPMSGRVIQEKPTVELTVRVTDVLAEFGYNFSRDTLNFVIGAKQSGEINGKSVETAFAVMYLSRYKFVPKVTLDDVRLALGSELFTLVTSGLSKNETEKVVGSLIELYGNSFVVANTTEIGEGYYIVVAPYGSYNVSAYNPYLSFRVENGSVVVANYTAPVDSSIVLVPGYTAKGKVLFVFYSPSSRWMAVELFTTGFIRYIHGDAMVLTYENDRFIQKVVG from the coding sequence ATGAACAGGATAGCGGCGGTTTTAATGGTTCTCCTCCTGGTAATTCCCGGCGCTTACGCTGGCCAAATCAGCTGGAGCGTTAACTTTCTCGAAGATACCTCTTCCAACGTTCAGAGCGTTCGAGAAATGAGCCTCGTTCTCATGGCCCTGTCCGGTGCCCAGAAAGCCGTTGGTAACACGTCTGCCGATAAAATCGACTCCCTCGCCATGAGGCTGCTCTCCCTTCAGAACTCCGACGGCGGGTGGGGTTACCTTCCGAACGAGACAAGCAACGTGGTTGACACTTCTTATGCCCTTATTGCCCTTCTTAAGGCAGAACCTTACGTTTCTCCGGTTCACCGCTCCGCTCTCATCGAGGGTGTTTCGGGTGCGGTGTCGTACCTTCTCACGTCATCGTCCGGTAATGGCTGGGGCTACGTCCCGGACAGTGCTCCCGCCTTCTACCCGACCGTCATGGCCGTCTGGGCCCTCGGTGAGTACGGCTACTACTATACTGAGAGCCCAATAAAGAACGCAGTCGGCTTCCTCCTCTCCGCCCCCTCGACCCTCCCTGCTCCTCAGGCTCTTGCGCTCAAGGTTATAGCCCTCCACGCCGTTAACTACCCTGTGCCCGACGACATCGTCTCCAACGTTGAGGAACTCCTCAGGAGCGACTCTATAACGACCCTCGACAGGGCCATGCTCACTTATGCCCTTGAGCTCGTCAGGCCCCTTGACTTCACCACCTCCTTCTTCGTGAGCAAACTGCTCGAACTCGCCAACGTTTCCGGCGACTACGCCTACTGGCTCTCGTCGCCAACGTATCCCCTCACGACTCCCGAGGTAGTCAAGACGTCTGCATTCGCACTCATGGCCGTTGCATATCTCGAGCAGTACACCCCTCAGCTTCCTGCTGAGCAGAACCCCTACGTTGCCCCGTGCTCCGCCCTTGAGTCCCTCCAGAACGACGACGGGGGCTGGCCCCTTGTTAAACCCGGCCCGTCAAACGAGAAGGCAACCTACTACGCCCTCCTCGCTCTCAAATACTGCGTTCCGACCAACAAGTCCGTCGAGAAGGCTCTCTCGTGGGCCAGGGAAGCTCTTACCGTCGATGGGGCGAGGATGGTGAGCACCCACAGGTTCTCCCCCGCTTACTTCTACGCCCTTGAGACACTGCTCCACTCCAACGCCCTCTCGGCGGAGGAAAAGGAGAAGGCAATCAACGACATAATCTCCTCCCAGCTTCCCTATGGAATTGGCCTCTGGGGCAACAACCTTGGTCCCCAGCCCTACCAGACGGCACTCGCCGTCAGGGCTCTCGTTGACCTCGGCGTTCCTGCCAACGACTCCCTCATCCAGCGCGCAGTTAAGTGGGTTCTGGACACCTCCAACGGGGGATGGGGAATCTACGTTTCGACGCCCTACTTCTCCTACATGCTGAGGCCCGACGTCATGACGACCGTTTCGATAATCGAGGCCCTTCAGGGAATCGTGCCCGAGGACAAGCTCAGGCCCCACGCGGACTGGCTCGTTTCCCAGCGCGTTGACGGTGGCTGGGCCTACTGGAAGCCCTACTACGATCCGATGAGCGGCCGCGTTATCCAGGAGAAACCCACCGTTGAGCTGACCGTCCGCGTCACCGACGTTCTGGCTGAGTTCGGCTACAACTTCAGCAGGGACACCCTCAACTTTGTCATCGGGGCCAAGCAGAGCGGCGAAATCAACGGAAAGTCCGTCGAGACGGCCTTTGCAGTGATGTACCTTTCCCGCTACAAGTTCGTTCCGAAGGTCACCCTTGATGACGTCAGGCTGGCCCTCGGTTCGGAGCTCTTTACACTCGTGACATCCGGACTCTCCAAGAACGAGACCGAAAAGGTTGTGGGTTCTCTCATCGAGCTCTACGGGAACTCCTTTGTGGTTGCCAACACGACTGAAATCGGTGAGGGTTACTACATAGTCGTGGCGCCCTACGGAAGCTACAATGTCTCAGCATACAACCCCTACCTCAGCTTCCGCGTTGAGAATGGAAGCGTAGTGGTGGCCAACTACACCGCGCCGGTGGATTCCTCGATAGTGCTGGTTCCAGGTTATACCGCAAAGGGGAAGGTACTCTTCGTGTTCTACTCCCCATCGAGCAGGTGGATGGCCGTCGAGCTATTCACAACGGGCTTCATACGCTACATTCACGGTGATGCAATGGTGCTGACGTACGAGAACGACAGGTTCATCCAGAAGGTCGTGGGGTGA
- a CDS encoding FtsZ/tubulin family protein encodes MRALIIGIGQCGTKIADLFALVDFETLAVNTSRGDLEYLKHVPQDRRILIGESLTGGKGVNANPILGREAMKRDLPLVMRKINSIVGYEDVDIFFLTFGFGGGTGAGGTPVLAEALKEEYPDSLVVAIGALPLREEGIRPTINAAITIDKLSKIADSIIAIDNNKLKEGNDDISRAYERINYTIVERIASLLALVDVPGEQTLDASDLKFVLKAFGSFATVGYAKAEASKVKSLSRLIIKSFESEGLYLDANIESALYGLVAVHGPPEVLKAGDIFEALDYLTSKIRGKQIFRGFYPDPREREVEVVTLLSGIYESRSIEEIVKTAKQYARSFMEAKKEAETKKSELLSGLPDFDDIYPVPEGEE; translated from the coding sequence TTGAGGGCCCTGATAATAGGAATCGGCCAGTGCGGGACGAAGATAGCCGACCTGTTCGCGCTAGTTGACTTCGAAACCCTCGCGGTGAACACCTCCCGCGGCGACCTCGAGTACCTCAAGCACGTCCCACAGGACAGGAGGATACTCATAGGTGAGAGCCTCACAGGCGGTAAGGGCGTCAACGCTAACCCCATACTGGGCAGGGAGGCAATGAAGCGCGACCTGCCGCTGGTGATGCGCAAGATAAACTCCATAGTCGGCTACGAGGACGTTGACATCTTCTTCCTTACCTTTGGCTTCGGCGGTGGAACCGGTGCCGGCGGAACGCCCGTCCTGGCTGAGGCCCTCAAGGAGGAGTACCCTGATTCGCTCGTCGTTGCCATCGGCGCGCTCCCGCTCAGGGAGGAGGGCATAAGGCCCACCATCAACGCCGCCATAACGATAGACAAGCTGTCCAAGATTGCGGACTCGATAATAGCGATAGACAACAACAAGCTGAAGGAGGGCAACGACGACATAAGCAGGGCCTACGAGAGGATTAACTACACCATAGTCGAGAGGATAGCCTCTCTTCTGGCCCTCGTGGATGTTCCCGGCGAGCAGACCCTTGACGCGAGCGACCTCAAGTTCGTCCTCAAGGCCTTTGGAAGCTTCGCCACCGTTGGCTACGCGAAGGCCGAGGCGAGCAAGGTGAAGAGCCTGTCGAGGCTGATAATCAAGTCCTTTGAGAGCGAGGGTCTCTACCTCGACGCCAACATCGAGTCCGCCCTCTACGGCCTCGTCGCGGTACACGGCCCGCCGGAGGTTCTCAAGGCTGGAGACATCTTCGAGGCCCTCGATTACCTCACGAGCAAAATCAGGGGCAAGCAGATTTTCAGGGGCTTTTATCCGGACCCGCGCGAGAGAGAAGTTGAGGTCGTCACGCTCCTCAGCGGAATCTACGAGAGCAGGAGCATCGAGGAAATCGTCAAAACCGCCAAGCAGTACGCGAGGTCCTTCATGGAGGCCAAGAAAGAGGCGGAAACAAAGAAGAGCGAGCTCCTCAGCGGTTTGCCCGACTTCGACGACATCTACCCAGTTCCCGAGGGTGAGGAGTGA
- a CDS encoding class III signal peptide-containing protein, producing MGLVLRRRGQISLEFMLVFSIMLIMLLYSVKNVGFDSSSPSSGTLAIQIALEEKSVANVIAGAIDQVYAQGPGSKVTVYAHFNLLRNSEYLSKAFNLTSPQVQLLFIGTNDPLFPTGAENSVVAVAVANSTVGPVLTGSNRTGVWVQTYFLYNSTTQSKFMVPLNPADVPGTMRIVVEWNPELPVSMAYNATSKTLYINIKPGA from the coding sequence ATGGGGTTAGTCCTTAGAAGGCGCGGTCAAATTTCGCTTGAGTTCATGCTTGTGTTCTCGATAATGCTGATTATGCTACTCTACTCAGTCAAGAACGTGGGGTTTGATTCAAGCTCTCCCTCCTCGGGTACCCTGGCGATTCAAATCGCCCTTGAGGAAAAGAGCGTTGCGAACGTTATAGCCGGGGCAATTGACCAGGTTTACGCCCAGGGTCCGGGGTCAAAGGTTACCGTTTACGCGCACTTCAACCTGCTCCGCAACTCCGAGTACCTCTCCAAGGCATTTAACCTGACATCCCCTCAGGTTCAGTTGCTTTTCATAGGGACTAACGACCCGCTCTTCCCTACCGGCGCTGAGAACTCCGTGGTTGCCGTCGCGGTCGCCAACTCAACGGTCGGACCCGTGCTTACCGGCTCCAACAGAACAGGTGTCTGGGTTCAGACCTACTTCCTGTACAATTCCACGACACAATCAAAATTCATGGTTCCGCTCAACCCGGCAGACGTGCCCGGGACGATGAGAATTGTTGTTGAATGGAACCCTGAGTTGCCGGTTTCGATGGCGTACAACGCCACGTCTAAAACGCTCTACATAAACATCAAGCCGGGTGCCTGA
- the twy1 gene encoding 4-demethylwyosine synthase TYW1 codes for MAIVVKANPNMPEEIALLFRKQHYELVGRHSGVKLCHWLKESLTKGRFCYKQKFYGIASHRCLQMTPVLAWCTHNCIFCWRPMEGFLGTELPEPWDDPAFIVEESIKAQRKLLVGYKGNPKVPKEKFEEAWNPKHAAISLSGEPMLYPYMGDLVEEFHKRGFTTFIVTNGTVPERLEEMIREDKLPTQFYVSLTAPDIETYNRVNVPMIPDGWEKIKETLRLMRDAETRTVIRLTLVKGENMHSPEKYAELIKIANPMFVEAKAYMFVGFSRNRLTINNMPRHEEIRAFAEELVKHLPGYHIEDEYEPSRVVLIMRDDVDGRGRGLTGRFISD; via the coding sequence ATGGCGATAGTGGTTAAGGCCAACCCGAACATGCCCGAGGAAATCGCGCTCCTCTTCAGAAAACAGCACTACGAGCTCGTTGGCAGGCACAGCGGAGTTAAGCTCTGCCACTGGCTCAAGGAGAGCCTCACCAAGGGTCGCTTCTGCTACAAGCAGAAGTTCTACGGCATAGCGAGCCACAGATGCCTTCAGATGACGCCGGTCTTGGCCTGGTGCACCCACAACTGCATCTTCTGCTGGCGCCCGATGGAGGGCTTCCTCGGCACCGAGTTGCCAGAACCCTGGGATGACCCTGCTTTCATCGTCGAGGAGAGCATAAAGGCCCAGAGGAAGCTTCTCGTCGGCTACAAAGGCAACCCCAAGGTTCCGAAGGAGAAGTTCGAGGAAGCGTGGAACCCGAAGCACGCGGCGATTAGCCTATCGGGCGAGCCGATGCTCTACCCGTACATGGGCGACCTCGTTGAGGAGTTCCACAAGAGGGGCTTCACGACCTTCATAGTCACCAACGGAACCGTTCCGGAGAGGCTGGAGGAGATGATTAGAGAAGATAAGCTTCCAACGCAGTTCTACGTCTCGCTGACCGCTCCTGACATCGAGACTTACAACCGCGTCAACGTCCCGATGATTCCCGACGGCTGGGAGAAGATAAAGGAAACCCTCAGGCTCATGCGCGACGCGGAAACGAGGACGGTGATTAGGCTCACCCTTGTCAAGGGCGAGAACATGCACAGCCCCGAAAAGTACGCCGAGCTGATTAAGATAGCGAACCCGATGTTCGTCGAGGCCAAAGCCTACATGTTCGTCGGCTTCTCGAGGAACAGGCTCACAATCAACAACATGCCGAGGCACGAGGAAATCAGGGCCTTCGCCGAGGAGCTCGTGAAGCACCTGCCCGGCTACCACATCGAGGACGAGTACGAGCCGAGCAGGGTCGTTCTCATCATGCGCGACGACGTGGACGGCAGAGGAAGGGGATTGACGGGAAGGTTCATTTCTGATTGA